One genomic region from Microthrixaceae bacterium encodes:
- a CDS encoding phosphotransferase family protein, whose product MTNETAPSGIHIDRVTEWMSARIPQLAAPLQFSLITGGLSNLTYSVADRDGRRWVLRRPPLGQVLATAHDMGREFRIMNALQSSAVPVPSLVGFESDPSVNDAPFYVMDFVDGTVVRDAEVAQRLGTVERRRASESLVDVLAAIHEVDVEAVGLGDLGRHDGYLERQLKRWYQQYQGSKEQNPAVDLPIVDQVHDLLAARIPPQQGTSIVHGDYRLDNCMIGADGSVVAVLDWEICTLGDPLADLGLLCVYWTDPGSTPALPQASPTALDGFMTTAEVCRRYAEVSGRDLSHIDTYIAFGYWKLTCIMAGVWSRYAAGALGETDQHQADGFANMVTSLAALTAEAAEKV is encoded by the coding sequence CATCACCGGTGGCCTGTCCAACCTCACCTACTCCGTCGCCGACCGTGACGGCCGCCGCTGGGTGCTGCGACGGCCACCGCTCGGCCAGGTGCTCGCCACCGCGCACGACATGGGCAGAGAGTTCCGCATCATGAACGCGCTGCAATCCAGCGCGGTTCCGGTGCCGAGTCTGGTGGGGTTCGAATCCGACCCGTCGGTCAACGACGCCCCGTTCTACGTGATGGACTTCGTCGACGGAACGGTCGTGCGAGACGCCGAGGTCGCCCAACGGCTCGGAACCGTCGAACGACGGCGGGCCTCGGAGTCTCTGGTCGATGTGCTCGCGGCCATCCACGAGGTCGACGTCGAGGCGGTCGGGCTCGGCGATCTCGGCCGCCACGACGGCTATCTCGAACGACAACTCAAGCGCTGGTATCAGCAATACCAGGGGTCGAAGGAACAGAACCCGGCCGTCGACCTGCCGATCGTCGATCAGGTACACGACCTGTTGGCGGCGCGCATTCCGCCGCAGCAGGGCACCTCGATCGTGCATGGCGACTACCGGCTCGACAACTGCATGATCGGCGCCGATGGTTCGGTCGTCGCCGTGCTCGACTGGGAGATCTGCACGCTCGGAGATCCGCTCGCCGACCTCGGACTGCTGTGTGTGTACTGGACCGACCCCGGTTCGACGCCAGCGCTTCCCCAGGCGTCGCCGACCGCGCTCGACGGGTTCATGACCACCGCCGAGGTGTGCCGGCGATACGCGGAGGTGTCGGGTCGAGACCTGAGCCACATCGACACCTACATCGCGTTCGGATACTGGAAGCTCACCTGCATCATGGCCGGGGTGTGGTCGCGGTACGCGGCGGGTGCTCTGGGCGAAACCGATCAGCATCAGGCCGACGGGTTCGCGAACATGGTGACAAGCCTTGCGGCGCTCACCGCAGAGGCTGCCGAGAAAGTGTGA
- a CDS encoding PAC2 family protein, with translation MTELVELHSHPQLSNPTLIVALEGWIDAGNAAAAAMTSILDNTDTELVATFDSDELLDQRARRPIMSIVDGHMNELTWPATELRAGIDESGNHVLLLIGAEPDHRWGAFCQEVVSLALDLEVQQIIGLGAYPAPVPHTRTTMLSLTSPSSSIVEAHHGFVSGTVEVPAGVQAAIEMHAHDAGISALALWAQVPHYISAMTYSAGSLALIEGLARVGGLTFPTAELAIEAASTRERLDELVAGNPQHEAMLRQLEEAADSMPLTNQLGPLPSGDEIADEFERFLREQG, from the coding sequence ATGACCGAACTCGTCGAACTCCATTCCCACCCGCAGCTGTCCAACCCGACGCTCATCGTCGCGCTCGAAGGGTGGATCGATGCCGGCAACGCCGCTGCCGCGGCGATGACCTCCATCCTCGACAACACCGACACCGAACTCGTCGCCACCTTCGATTCCGACGAATTGCTCGACCAGCGGGCGCGACGCCCGATCATGTCGATCGTCGACGGGCACATGAACGAACTGACCTGGCCGGCCACCGAGTTGCGAGCTGGCATCGACGAGTCGGGCAACCACGTCTTGTTGTTGATCGGGGCCGAACCCGATCACCGCTGGGGCGCGTTCTGCCAGGAGGTCGTGTCGCTGGCCCTCGATCTCGAGGTTCAGCAGATCATCGGCCTCGGTGCCTACCCCGCCCCGGTTCCCCACACCCGCACGACGATGTTGTCGTTGACGTCGCCGTCCTCATCGATCGTCGAGGCCCACCACGGTTTCGTCAGCGGAACGGTCGAGGTTCCGGCAGGCGTCCAGGCCGCCATCGAGATGCACGCCCACGATGCCGGAATTTCCGCCCTGGCGTTGTGGGCCCAGGTGCCGCATTACATCAGTGCGATGACCTACTCGGCCGGTTCGCTGGCACTGATCGAGGGCCTCGCCCGGGTCGGCGGCCTCACGTTTCCGACGGCGGAACTCGCCATCGAGGCCGCGTCGACCCGCGAGCGGCTCGACGAACTCGTCGCAGGGAACCCCCAGCACGAGGCGATGCTGCGCCAGCTTGAGGAGGCGGCCGATTCGATGCCGCTGACCAACCAACTCGGCCCCCTCCCCTCCGGCGACGAAATCGCCGACGAATTTGAACGCTTCCTGCGGGAGCAGGGATAA
- a CDS encoding MFS transporter, protein MSAAALRSSREAMAPYVEGMFSPRRWWATLRHPVESLRQVAGDGPAFALVVLFGLNAVDELDRTGFGILLPTIRDHFNMSDTGILSLVALTTLGALLLQLPIAILADRGSRVRLAIAGGIAWGVFSFATGMATTVWALVLIRSGAGIGRAVVDPTHSALLSDYFAIERRPAVFSFHRAANAVGQFVGPLTAGVLAHYFSWRVPFFVFALPTALFVVLALRLREPIRGAHERAAAGESAEAIATEEPDASFGEAWRTVWKIESLRRIWYAIPFLAVSIIGFVSLAGLLYERVYGYDDLQRGVVAALVEPMQLIGLAIGGRVGVRLVMRDPALIFRFLRKVAFVSGAWAALFAWSPNIVVTIIANIGLTSCLAILLPGVLSALSLAIPARARSVGFSVASYWAIPGLAFVPLIGWLSDNVGIRWGMLVITPILVVGGVMISSVATSINRDIADVWNSSAARSRALIERREGRSKLLVVDHLNVSYDNVQILFDVSFGVDEGDVVALLGTNGAGKSTLLKAISGIAEADYGAVIFDGRDITHAPPHEIATFGVGQMPGGHGVFAPLTVAENLRAAAWLHRRDRVATRAAIDQALAAFPSLANRLESPAGDLSGGQQQMLALAMNLIGAPKLLMIDELSLGLAPVVVEQLAKLVRQVAAEGTTIILVEQSVNVALTLADTAFFMEKGEIHFSGPTAELLERPDLLRSVFLGKAANAATSRTATHPVVHQTAGHHLRHPLAPPVLETMDLSVSFGGVRAVDAVNLTVNEREIVGVIGANGAGKTTLFDLICGYLNADGGRVMLGDWDVTRVPPHERARAGLGRSFQDAALFRTLTVAETIAVSLERWVAVTDPISAMMRTPALYDSEKAVAARVDELIELFDLGSLRHRFIGELSTGSRRVVDLACAVAHSPAVLLLDEPSSGIAQRESEALGPLVRRLRDELGCAIVVVEHDMVLLASIADRLVALESGAVIASGDPAVVLADERVVTSYLGSSPAAIARSGVVASSTHRGASFDEGNTP, encoded by the coding sequence GTGAGCGCCGCTGCACTTCGCTCCAGCCGCGAGGCGATGGCCCCCTACGTCGAAGGGATGTTCAGCCCGAGGCGTTGGTGGGCGACGCTGCGTCACCCGGTCGAGTCGCTGCGACAGGTCGCCGGCGACGGCCCGGCGTTCGCACTCGTCGTGTTGTTCGGACTCAATGCGGTGGACGAACTCGACCGCACGGGGTTCGGCATCTTGTTGCCGACGATTCGCGACCACTTCAACATGTCCGACACCGGCATCTTGTCGCTCGTGGCATTGACGACGCTGGGAGCGCTGCTGTTGCAGTTGCCGATCGCCATCCTGGCCGATCGCGGCAGTCGGGTTCGTCTCGCCATCGCCGGCGGGATCGCCTGGGGGGTGTTCTCGTTCGCCACCGGGATGGCCACGACGGTGTGGGCGCTGGTGCTGATCCGATCGGGTGCTGGCATCGGCCGGGCGGTGGTCGACCCGACGCATTCGGCCCTGCTGTCGGATTACTTCGCGATCGAGCGACGCCCGGCGGTGTTTTCGTTTCACCGTGCGGCCAACGCGGTCGGCCAATTCGTCGGGCCACTCACCGCCGGGGTGTTGGCCCACTACTTCAGCTGGCGGGTTCCGTTCTTCGTGTTCGCCCTTCCGACAGCGCTGTTCGTCGTGTTGGCGCTGCGCCTGCGGGAGCCGATCCGCGGTGCGCACGAGCGGGCTGCGGCGGGGGAGAGTGCGGAGGCGATCGCCACCGAGGAACCCGACGCCAGTTTCGGTGAGGCGTGGCGCACGGTGTGGAAGATCGAGTCACTGCGGCGGATCTGGTATGCCATCCCGTTTCTCGCCGTGTCGATCATCGGGTTCGTCTCACTCGCCGGGCTGCTCTACGAACGGGTCTACGGCTACGACGACCTGCAACGAGGAGTCGTCGCCGCGCTCGTCGAACCGATGCAGCTCATCGGGCTCGCGATCGGTGGCCGGGTCGGCGTGCGCCTCGTCATGCGCGACCCCGCCCTGATTTTCCGGTTCCTGCGCAAGGTCGCGTTCGTGAGCGGGGCCTGGGCCGCGTTGTTCGCCTGGTCGCCCAACATCGTCGTCACGATCATCGCGAACATCGGCTTGACCTCGTGTCTGGCGATTCTGCTGCCGGGCGTGCTGTCGGCGTTGTCGTTGGCGATTCCTGCGAGGGCACGGTCGGTCGGGTTTTCCGTTGCGTCGTACTGGGCGATTCCGGGACTCGCCTTTGTGCCGCTGATCGGATGGCTGTCCGACAACGTCGGGATCCGCTGGGGAATGCTGGTGATCACCCCGATCCTGGTGGTTGGCGGGGTCATGATCTCGAGCGTCGCCACCTCCATCAACCGCGACATCGCGGACGTGTGGAACTCGAGCGCCGCCCGAAGTCGCGCCCTGATCGAACGGCGCGAAGGGCGTTCCAAGCTGCTGGTCGTCGATCATCTCAACGTGTCCTACGACAACGTGCAGATCCTGTTCGACGTCTCCTTCGGCGTCGATGAGGGAGACGTGGTGGCGTTGTTGGGAACCAACGGTGCCGGCAAGTCGACATTGCTCAAGGCGATCTCGGGCATCGCCGAGGCCGACTACGGCGCGGTCATCTTCGATGGCCGCGACATCACCCACGCTCCACCCCATGAGATCGCCACGTTCGGTGTGGGCCAGATGCCGGGCGGACATGGGGTGTTTGCCCCGTTGACCGTTGCGGAGAACCTGCGCGCCGCGGCCTGGCTGCACCGGCGCGACCGCGTCGCGACACGGGCCGCGATCGATCAGGCGCTGGCAGCGTTTCCCTCGCTGGCGAACAGGCTGGAGTCGCCGGCAGGCGACTTGTCGGGTGGCCAACAGCAGATGCTCGCGTTGGCGATGAACCTGATCGGGGCCCCGAAGCTGTTGATGATCGACGAGCTGTCGCTCGGCCTCGCCCCGGTGGTGGTGGAGCAGTTGGCGAAGCTCGTTCGTCAGGTGGCTGCGGAGGGAACGACGATCATCCTCGTCGAGCAATCGGTCAACGTTGCACTCACCCTCGCGGACACGGCGTTCTTCATGGAGAAGGGCGAGATCCACTTCTCGGGTCCGACCGCCGAGCTGCTCGAGCGTCCCGACCTGTTGCGTTCGGTGTTCCTCGGCAAGGCGGCCAACGCCGCGACCAGCCGGACTGCGACACACCCTGTCGTGCATCAAACCGCCGGCCACCATCTCCGCCATCCCCTCGCTCCACCGGTGCTCGAAACGATGGATCTGTCGGTGTCCTTCGGCGGCGTCCGCGCCGTCGACGCGGTGAATCTCACCGTGAATGAACGCGAGATCGTCGGGGTGATCGGGGCGAACGGAGCGGGTAAGACCACCCTGTTCGATCTGATCTGCGGGTACCTCAACGCCGACGGTGGACGGGTCATGTTGGGCGACTGGGACGTCACCCGGGTTCCACCTCACGAACGGGCGCGTGCCGGGCTCGGACGTTCGTTCCAGGACGCGGCGCTGTTTCGCACGCTCACCGTGGCCGAGACCATCGCGGTGTCCCTCGAACGTTGGGTGGCGGTCACCGATCCGATCAGTGCCATGATGCGGACCCCTGCGCTGTACGACTCGGAGAAGGCGGTGGCGGCGCGGGTGGACGAGTTGATCGAGCTGTTCGACCTCGGGTCGTTGCGGCATCGATTCATCGGCGAACTCTCGACCGGTTCGAGGCGGGTCGTCGACCTGGCCTGCGCGGTGGCCCACTCGCCGGCGGTGTTGCTGCTGGACGAACCCTCCAGCGGGATCGCTCAGCGTGAATCGGAGGCCCTCGGCCCGCTCGTTCGCCGGCTGCGCGACGAGTTGGGGTGCGCCATCGTCGTGGTCGAACACGACATGGTGCTGCTGGCCTCGATCGCCGACCGCCTCGTGGCCCTCGAATCCGGCGCGGTGATCGCGTCGGGCGACCCGGCGGTGGTGCTCGCGGACGAACGCGTCGTCACCTCCTACCTCGGCTCGTCCCCAGCGGCGATCGCCCGCTCCGGGGTCGTCGCGTCGTCGACGCACCGAGGAGCATCGTTTGATGAAGGGAACACCCCATGA
- a CDS encoding ABC transporter permease: MERTWTALRPYVPALGIVVLQVFLWPMSAGMAVSGAIMGGLGAMIALGMAVIFRANNTVSFAQAELGALPATMAIVVMEVWGFTYWMSLVGGLFVALVVGTVVEFLFVRRFFAAPPLLGTVATIGVAQLLLFASVSFPMIWNLAPKIRTYDAPFDVRWQLGAVVFDANDLIAAVVAPTVMVALWAMLRFTNTGVALRASAANHQRASMLGIAVLRLQTEVWAGAAAMSFLAVFLQAGITGLPPGGVMSWTILLRALAAMVLGNMVNLGAIAASSIALGILQTGMERSGDGAWVGPVLLAVVVIALLMQRRSEGRAGAGPSALSIGAEPHRLRGRIAADRRVRALRWGIGVVVAMLVLAVPSMMGTAGTLKASAVVIFAIIGLSMVVLSGWAGQVSLGQMTFAGIGAAVSAWAIVDRSLDPVVAMVLAAVCGAAVAVVIGVPALRLRGLHLAVVTLALAVAASGAVFSNGIGEWIPTAGFSRPALAGRWSIDSPARLYYLAVAVAVAAGLAVRGLRASRFGRVLIAQRDNERAAMSFGTGVVAAKLAAFGISGALAAVGGSLLTLQQGAFRADLFDVNAGVAVFVAAVVGGLASPLGAVLGAVYLRGAQWVLPGNWQMLASSAGVLMVLLMVPDGLVGVWTRARNQLIAALIGRPVDERDRVEPSDDPTPSRLSRAEWPDGFHHEAPESVFVAPEGVIA; encoded by the coding sequence ATGGAGAGAACCTGGACGGCGTTGCGTCCCTATGTTCCTGCGTTGGGCATCGTTGTGCTGCAGGTGTTCCTGTGGCCGATGTCGGCGGGAATGGCCGTTTCGGGGGCGATCATGGGTGGTCTCGGCGCCATGATCGCGTTGGGTATGGCGGTGATCTTCCGGGCGAACAACACCGTGAGTTTCGCCCAGGCCGAACTCGGCGCGCTGCCGGCGACGATGGCGATCGTCGTCATGGAGGTCTGGGGATTCACCTACTGGATGTCGCTGGTCGGAGGCCTGTTCGTCGCGCTCGTGGTGGGGACCGTGGTGGAGTTTCTCTTCGTGCGACGCTTCTTCGCCGCGCCCCCGCTGCTGGGAACGGTCGCGACGATCGGGGTCGCCCAGCTGTTGTTGTTTGCGTCGGTCAGCTTCCCGATGATCTGGAACCTGGCACCGAAGATTCGCACCTATGACGCTCCGTTTGATGTGCGCTGGCAACTCGGGGCGGTGGTTTTCGACGCCAACGACCTCATCGCGGCGGTGGTCGCCCCGACGGTGATGGTGGCGTTGTGGGCAATGCTGAGGTTCACCAATACCGGCGTCGCGCTGCGGGCGAGCGCGGCGAACCATCAGCGGGCATCGATGCTGGGTATCGCCGTGTTGCGATTGCAGACCGAGGTGTGGGCCGGCGCAGCAGCGATGTCGTTTCTCGCCGTGTTCCTGCAGGCCGGAATCACCGGATTACCTCCGGGCGGTGTCATGAGCTGGACGATCCTGCTTCGAGCGCTGGCCGCCATGGTGCTGGGCAACATGGTGAACCTCGGAGCGATTGCCGCGAGTTCGATCGCCCTCGGCATCTTGCAGACCGGCATGGAACGATCCGGCGACGGCGCCTGGGTGGGACCGGTGCTGTTGGCGGTGGTGGTCATCGCCCTGTTGATGCAACGCCGTAGCGAAGGCCGCGCCGGTGCCGGACCCTCCGCGTTGAGCATCGGTGCCGAGCCGCATCGACTCCGTGGCCGTATCGCTGCGGACCGCCGGGTTCGGGCACTGCGGTGGGGAATCGGCGTCGTGGTGGCGATGCTGGTGCTCGCCGTGCCGTCGATGATGGGGACCGCAGGCACGCTCAAGGCCTCGGCGGTCGTGATCTTCGCCATCATCGGGCTGTCGATGGTCGTGTTGTCCGGGTGGGCCGGACAGGTGTCGCTCGGGCAGATGACCTTCGCCGGAATCGGCGCCGCAGTCAGCGCCTGGGCCATCGTGGATCGCAGCCTCGACCCGGTGGTCGCGATGGTGTTGGCGGCGGTGTGCGGAGCGGCGGTGGCGGTGGTGATCGGGGTGCCGGCGCTGCGGCTGCGCGGACTGCATCTCGCGGTCGTGACCCTTGCGCTGGCCGTGGCGGCATCGGGGGCGGTGTTTTCGAACGGGATCGGCGAGTGGATCCCCACCGCAGGGTTCTCGCGACCCGCGTTGGCCGGGCGGTGGTCGATCGACTCGCCGGCGCGGCTCTACTACCTGGCAGTGGCCGTGGCGGTGGCGGCGGGGTTGGCGGTTCGGGGGCTGCGGGCGAGCAGATTCGGTCGCGTGCTCATCGCCCAGCGCGACAACGAACGCGCCGCGATGTCCTTTGGGACGGGTGTGGTGGCGGCCAAGCTGGCCGCGTTCGGGATCTCGGGGGCGTTGGCCGCGGTCGGCGGATCGCTGTTGACGCTGCAACAGGGGGCGTTTCGAGCGGACCTGTTCGACGTCAACGCCGGGGTGGCGGTGTTCGTCGCGGCGGTGGTCGGCGGCCTGGCGAGTCCGCTCGGAGCGGTGCTGGGCGCGGTCTACCTGCGCGGCGCCCAATGGGTGCTGCCCGGCAACTGGCAGATGCTTGCGTCGTCGGCGGGGGTGCTGATGGTGCTGTTGATGGTGCCCGACGGCCTCGTCGGGGTGTGGACGCGTGCCCGCAACCAGCTCATCGCGGCGCTGATCGGCAGGCCGGTCGACGAGCGCGATCGCGTCGAACCGAGCGATGATCCGACCCCGTCGCGCCTGTCGCGAGCCGAGTGGCCCGACGGGTTCCACCACGAGGCGCCGGAGTCGGTCTTCGTCGCACCCGAAGGGGTGATCGCGTGA
- a CDS encoding fatty acyl-AMP ligase, translating to MFVTEAPESTTPFRSDVPFDPKILTVAERLEVAATKGKNITVIDGDTHVTTSWAELHETAKEFAAALQARGVSEGTHVAIMGPTTRDLLVTIQAVWLAGGVLVMLPLPMRMASVEGFIAQTRARIEFAKVSLVVLDPQLAAFLEPQEGDPAFVGYDDLRAAPTGLSAADWKPPTPDPDALALLQFTSGSTSEPKGVMITHRQLCANMDAAAERARFTLDDIVVSWLPLYHDMGLIGLCTIPMTTGTELVHAAPQDFLSKPARWLRWMHDFRGTITAGPNFAYALATRSLKRAEGLDLSRIRFLLSGAEPIDAPTYRGFLDAAAVFGLDPNAAFPAFGMAEVCIAATFPHPFTGLRTDVVEADALETDRRAVPAVLGGEVATRELARLGTPVRGMRMRIVDVDTGEELDERRVGELQLAGTSLTPGYYENPEATAELFDGDWLHTGDLAYVADGELVVCGRIKDVIIVGGRNIYPQDIEAAVGGVEGIRTGNAIAFGVDDSNSSQHIVVVAEARTDDTVGLAKAVSRAVVAEVGVPPREVVLVKPGTIAKTSSGKLQRSQCRHEYRDGTLERLG from the coding sequence GTGTTCGTGACCGAGGCGCCCGAATCGACGACGCCGTTTCGGAGCGATGTTCCGTTCGACCCGAAAATCCTTACCGTCGCCGAGCGACTTGAGGTCGCTGCGACCAAGGGGAAGAACATCACCGTCATCGACGGCGACACCCACGTGACGACATCGTGGGCCGAGTTGCACGAGACCGCCAAGGAGTTTGCGGCCGCACTGCAGGCCCGCGGCGTGAGCGAGGGAACCCACGTCGCCATCATGGGGCCGACGACCCGCGACCTCCTCGTCACCATCCAGGCGGTGTGGCTGGCGGGGGGAGTGTTGGTGATGTTGCCGTTGCCGATGCGCATGGCGAGCGTCGAGGGGTTCATCGCTCAGACCCGTGCCCGCATCGAGTTCGCGAAGGTGTCGTTGGTGGTGCTCGACCCCCAACTGGCGGCCTTCCTCGAACCGCAGGAGGGCGACCCGGCCTTCGTCGGCTACGACGATCTGCGGGCCGCGCCGACCGGGTTGAGCGCCGCCGACTGGAAGCCCCCGACACCCGACCCCGATGCCCTCGCACTGTTGCAGTTCACCAGCGGATCGACCTCGGAGCCGAAGGGGGTGATGATCACCCACCGGCAGCTGTGCGCCAACATGGACGCTGCGGCCGAACGGGCGCGGTTCACCCTCGACGACATCGTGGTGTCCTGGTTGCCGCTCTACCACGACATGGGTCTGATCGGGCTGTGCACGATCCCGATGACCACGGGCACCGAACTCGTCCATGCCGCCCCCCAGGATTTCTTGTCCAAGCCGGCGCGGTGGCTGCGGTGGATGCACGACTTTCGCGGCACGATCACCGCCGGGCCGAACTTCGCGTACGCGCTCGCCACCCGGTCGCTCAAACGCGCCGAGGGCCTCGACCTGTCGCGCATCCGCTTTCTGCTGTCCGGAGCCGAGCCGATCGACGCCCCGACCTATCGCGGGTTTCTCGACGCGGCCGCGGTGTTCGGCCTCGATCCGAACGCGGCCTTTCCCGCCTTCGGGATGGCGGAGGTGTGCATCGCCGCAACGTTTCCGCACCCGTTCACGGGCCTGCGCACCGATGTCGTGGAGGCGGACGCGCTCGAAACCGACCGTCGGGCGGTGCCGGCGGTGCTCGGCGGCGAGGTGGCGACCCGCGAGCTCGCTCGTCTCGGCACCCCGGTGCGCGGCATGCGCATGCGCATCGTCGATGTCGACACCGGTGAGGAACTCGACGAGCGCCGGGTCGGCGAGCTGCAACTCGCGGGCACCTCGCTGACCCCGGGGTACTACGAAAATCCCGAGGCGACCGCGGAACTCTTCGACGGCGACTGGCTGCACACGGGCGATCTCGCCTACGTCGCCGACGGCGAACTGGTCGTCTGCGGTCGGATCAAGGACGTCATCATCGTCGGCGGCCGCAACATCTACCCCCAAGACATCGAGGCCGCCGTGGGCGGGGTCGAGGGCATACGGACCGGCAACGCGATCGCCTTCGGGGTCGACGACTCGAACTCGTCACAGCACATCGTCGTGGTTGCCGAGGCTCGCACCGACGATACTGTCGGCCTGGCCAAGGCCGTTTCGCGAGCGGTGGTCGCCGAGGTCGGGGTGCCGCCACGGGAGGTCGTACTGGTCAAGCCAGGCACGATCGCCAAGACCTCCTCGGGCAAGCTTCAGCGTTCGCAGTGCCGACACGAGTATCGAGACGGCACGCTCGAACGCCTCGGGTAG